TGACAACCACGTCCAATCGAGTCTTCAGCCAAGCTTCACGCTATTCCGAACTCATGACTTTTCGATCCTAGTAATCGATTTGCTTGTAATTAACTTGAAACACTAGTTTTACATAGTTTTAATGCTCAAAACATGTACTACCACTATGATTCGAACTTTATTTACATCTTGATTTGATTATTCATTCTTTCATTGTGGATGAATTAGGGATTGATTCACCTCATCCTGATCTTTCACACCTTGTGCGCATAATGAGATACCTAGTTCGCAAACAAGTTTTCAGCGCACATCAGCCAGAACCCCATGGAGAGACTCTCTACGGGTTGACAGACACATCCAAGTGGTTATTAACCGACTCCGATCTAAGCCTCAATCCAATGGTGATTCTGCAAAACAACCCATTTCAACTAGCCCCATGGCACTGCCTTGGACAATGCGTAAGAGAAGGTGGAATTGCTTATGAGAAGGCTCATGGCTGCGAGATGTGGGATTTTGCTTCTCAGAACCCTGAATTCAACAGAATGTTCAACGATGCCATGGCTTATACAGCCCAGATTTTTGTGAAAGCATTGGTTTCAGATTACAAAGATGGGTTTGATGGTGTGGAAACATTGGTGGATGTTGCAGGTGGGATTGGAAGGGTTTTGGGTGAGATTGTGAAGGCCTACCCTCATATTAAAGGGATAAATTTGGATTTGGGTCATGTGATTGCTACAGCACCGGAGTATCCTGGGATTACACATGTTATAGGTGACATGTTTAAGTCCATACCTAAGGCAGATGCAGTTCTAATGCAAGTACGTAAACCTCACTTAAAACTCTAAAATGTTTATTGATGTAGGGCTAGTGTTTCAAGTTAAATACAAGAAAACCAACTAGCAAGATCGAATAGTCATAATCTCATAATTGTACGAAATCTGGTTTAGAGATTCATTCCGGCGTGGTTGTCAAGACTAATCTTTTTTACCATATGACTAGCCCCACCCTATTTTAGTCAAATTCCACTTAATCGAAACTTTGTGATTGTTTTCTCTCTAGCTATCTGGTGGATTATAATGTTGGTTTTTTAGATTAAACGTTGGTTTAGCCTTAATCATCATTTTGCCGACGGTgtcatttataaattttttatgtgaACTTAAGGGCGGATTATAGTGGTATTTAGCTATTGCAGAGGATAATGCACGATTGGGAAGACGAGGAATGTGTGAAGATATTGAAAAATTGTCGAAAAGCCATAGCGCAGGCGCATAGAACTGGAAAGCTTATTATGGTTGAAATTATTTTACCACCCAATggcggcagcagcagcagcagcagtttTGGTGATGTGGATTTGGCATATGATTTGCTGATGTTTTCACATATGTCTGGAGGAAAGGAGAGAACTGAGGCTGAATTTAAGAAATTGTTAGAAGGAGGAGGATTTCCTCGCCACAAAATCATTCAAATTCCTGCTTTACTGTCCGTCATCGAGGCATATCCAGAATGACATAATAAAGTACTGCTGTGGATTTGTTTTCTATAACGTTTCGATTCGGCCCACTACTGAATAAGAGGCCTTGCTGGCTTCTGCTTCTGAACAAAATATGGCCTTCAACTTAGTTTTCTATTGGGCCGGCACTTGTATGATGGGCCTAATTAATTTGCTGAACTTTATCATTGATctataattaaatataaaaactGATTTCAATTACAGGATTGACTCCAACAGTTCATCACGGAAGAAAGTATTCACGGAGCGGGGATCATTAACAAAGACAATTCTAATACTAACTAATAGAATAGAAAATACTCATAGAATATAAAAGAACTGTCTTTTCTGTATACTTTTCCCGGTTTTCTTGCTACCGCGTGCCTTACGCAATCGATCGGATCATATAGATATCCCTTCAATATAACATAGGTCATTGAAAGGATCTCGGAGATCcaccaaagcatgaaagtcaTGATCTTTCAGAATTTAGATTCCTATTTGAAGCATACATAATCGTATGGATAATCTCACACTAACCTGAAATCAAAATAACCAattccaaaaattaaaaagggaaaaaaattactACTTTTAAATTGAGCTTCCTATATGATATGATTTTCAGTTTGTCTCAAATTCCAAAGATTACGATATTCTTCTTTCAACATAACCCTTAATACCTAAACAGATTGATTGAATGTAATGTTGCACATTCAATCATAAGTTATTCCGTCCACAATAAAAAACTAACGATACCAATTttcacaacaaaaaataaaacttttttcttctataaatgGAATGACATCAAGAGATGGAATTAAAACTGCCATGATGAGAAAAAATCTTCAGTGCCTTACAACCAATCTCATTGACTTGGGTGTCAAGTGCCATGTGCCATGTGCTTAGCAAGTGATGGTTTACTTTTGTTGGGGTTGGACCACTAGTTGGTCCAAATCCtctataaacaaaaaaagaaaattcttaCATATTTATGTGACATGGTTAGTGGGTGCACTTTGGGGGAGGAAATTAGTTCAATCGATGTTATGATATGCGAAGtgggtgtgttttttttttttttttttggtattattaGTGGAAAACATTATTATTATCACTTAGAGATGGATCTCAAGAGCTAGCAATTTGGTCCAATTTTGAGATGTGAGTTGAAATCCACAAGCAAGCGCATGTGGAGTGCACATGTTTGATGGTTACTTGAGGAATGGCATGGATTTGTGACACCAACGGTGTGTAAAATTCTAGTAGTTGAGGAATTGCATGGACAAATCGCATCGATTCAGAGAGTCTTTAGTTCGATTCTCTCTGTGAACAAATATTTTTATGGTCACGTGTTGGATTTTTACTCACATTATCATGTCGTCAGGTCAGAATGTTGGATTTTGGCTCACATTATCCTGTTATCATGTGATAAACTTTATACAAGCAATATAACCCaacaaaatttatatgatgtcaAGCTAATAAAAACATTATAAAAATATGGATAAGATCGGATGTGGAAGCTCTAATCAGGATTTGATTGTGCCGACAGATTAGTTAAAAAGAGGCTGTGATGGAGCAAAATGTCATTGTAAGCAAGGAAAGAGAGACGGGTTTTGTCCCTGTTCGAAATAGCTCGGGATGTGGCGTGGCGTGTCCTGAACCTGATGGAAGCAGTTTGTCTGTGTCATTCCACAAGCGTTCACATGTCTTGACGAGTTTAACAAGCGCACCATGCCCTGTCATCATTATGAACCCCCGCGTAAGGCAGCAATGGACGTGTCCAACTGTGCATTGTTCCATCAGCAAGActtcatatcatatatatataacacacatTAAAGTCTAAAACCCACTTAAATAAAACTTGGCATGCAAATTATTTTGGATGATCAATAAATCATCTAGTTCAACATGTCTTTCGATAATTGAGTGAGCATAAATCTCGAGTCATCATAATATTCCACACCATATTAATGACAAGTAATACTGTATCGAAACTCATATGATTAAATGGGACTCCTAATCTCTCCTTAGAATTGAGCCCCGAAACTCACAAGACCATGAAAATctcagaaaaatattttcaattggtTCAAACTCCCAACCTTAGCAATATCCCAAAGCAACCCATCCATTCTAAGCTCAGAGATATAATCAAATGAGGGTATGCTTATTAATGACATGGGTTTTGGAATAATGAAACACTAAAGCCAAAAACATGATTATAAATGTGTGATGTGTGACAACATTTGCTTATGCAAGTAAAACCGGTGGCTTTTAGGTTCAAACTATAGACCCACCATTGCTCTGGTTTTGGACTCATCTTGGAAtttcaatacttttttttatcaGATTCTCAAATGTAGACATAAAGACACAGATCCAGAAGTTACAGGATAagatcaaaattgaacaaattagATGAAGGATGTGACATGAaagtaattaaaaacataaatgGAGTCATGTTGAAAGGTAATTGCATGAAAAACCTGCGATCTGCATTTGACTCATATTTTAACACCCATCTCAAATATCAAaagagtgtatatatatttatttatacagtCAAAAGCCTCTCTTCACTCTTCAGTCTCTCTCAGGCCTCACCCAACTCATTAAGACAACAGATTCTGAACTAATCAAGACTACACCCCCTAATGACACTCACAAAAGATGGAAAAGCATCCACACGAATTTTCCAAAAGCCGATTACGGTAGACAAGGCTCATTCCAAATCCTGGCTACTACGTCCCTGGCAGTAaagaacaaaaactagaaaaatacAGAAGTGGATGGATTCTAGTGATGACTCACTTTCATGATGAGGGAAAATGTGAAAGTAGTGAGTGAGTTTATCCTCGCCTAATACCCATGAAGTAGTTGAAGTCATGGTGCTGGACCCTTAGTTGCTTTAACCATGAATCCGCCACGCTCAATAGAGACATCAGCTTTTCTTGGTCCCGGCCACAATTGCCCGAAATCCACATATCTCCTTGCATCTTATAAGTGGCCAAACCAAACGGGGGCAATGAGATGCCTTCCCCTGCCTTCCTCTTGTTATTGACACATTCAAGGTCGTCTTCGTGGTCCAAATCTACCCAGCATATCAATATTACCATCAATCAACCGTTCTTTAGAACaagttgaaaacataaaatcGAAAGAATATATACCCTGGAAAGAGGATGAAAGAGTGTGGTACGTAAGGAAACATGTGGACAAGTCCTTTATCGTCCTTCCCATTGGAATGTGATAGATCGGATACCTGCATACCATTTCAGATCACATTTTGTTTAATGTATCATCATTTAACTAAACATAATCAAAAGGGTTTTTAATATGATGAGAGGAAGAGACGGACCAAGCAACAGCCATCCAACTGGCTGGTGAAAGATCGACGCTCTTCAATGACATCAAGCCTGGGTATCTTTGAGCTAATCGGCTAACCTGGAGAGGGAAATCAAAAAGAAATGCACAATCTTACAGAATGAATGCATCAACATCATACAAAACATGAGAACTACAATGTTAGTCAATGCCATAGATTCAGCTTTCAAACAACACTATAAATTAGAAGACAATATCTAGCATCAAATCCATGAATTATGTTCTGTAAGAAAACTCAAAGGGATACCAACAAATCTATGATTGTTCCTCTAATTTCATCGGTTCTTGCTTGGATCAGTTATCATTaaaagcaatcaaacaaaactCTGATGAGACTAAAGaaagagcatatatatataaatggcaaaaacaaaagtaccttATCCATGAGAGGAACTCTTGCATAAGGAGTTGATCTCTCAAAATACTGAAAGTAAAGGTAACCAAGTCTATCATTGAGAGGCCAGCCGAGGCCGTCCTGCTCTAACCCTCCTTCCTCTGAAGAGCTTCTATCATTGAGAGGCCAGCAGAGGCCATCCTGCTCTAACCCTCCATCCTCTGAGAGCCACAACTTGTCACTCTCGCTCTCATCACTACATGAATCACTGTACGAGTCTCTTGTCTCACCATCACCGGACTCTGTCTCCTCCCTAACAAACACAGAATTCCCAAGAACATTACACATTTCTTTCTTCCCAACCAACACTCCATTTTCACTCAAATTACCATGACCCATTTCCAGCTAATAACAATACAGTTTCAAGGGCAAAATCCAAGATTAAGAAAGTACCTCGAACCATTTATTGAAGGATTGCTTGTGTAGATTTGGATTGCAGAGAGATAGGGGACATAGTACTGGATTACGGTCTTTCCGTTGCTCAAAACAATTGGAACTCCAGCACCATAAgcactcaattcatcataacaACTCCAAAGATCAGCCAAGGTGAAATACTCAGTAGCTTCTCTCTCCCATGGATGCCATAAATGGTTTAGGTTCCTAATCTCGCTctgcaacaacaaaaagaaaagcaaaatgaGACAAACAGAGACAAATTTTGTAAATTTAAATGAAtttaaacaaaacccaaaaaaaagaacataCCTTCGGTAAGAATTGGGGTTTGACGACAGGGGTTGTGCAATGGAGCAAGCAATCGAGGTTTGATTGCGTTGACCCTTTGTCGAGAATCATTGTTTAGGAGAGGAAGATTGACAGAAAAGGATAGAAAATCAGATTCTCACAACCAACCCAGAGAAGaacagagagagatagagagacccagaaaacagagaaggaaaaacgcagagagatgagaaaagagggagagggagagattgTCGGGATTCGATTTTAGATGGactgagagaagaaaaataaagaaattgcaGAGAATTTTATACGTTTGAGGTTTTAAGTCCTTTTTGGGTATTTTAGACTCTGAAATAGTGAAATTTTAGGAAACCTATCAATATCTATATATCTTTCTCTCTATGTTTTCGCTGGCAATGTCACCGTAGACTCCAAGCTCCGGCGAGATTTCCGTTTCACAGTTCAGAAAGACGGTAAACAAGAAGTAATTGTCCTATTCTTCTCTACGCTTTACGAAAACTCAAGCTTTCCTCTGCTTTGATCAATATGGAAGAAACAAAAGCAGGAAGTGACGACGATTCAACGTTTAATTCTTCAAGTTAAATAAGAACCCACAAACCCAAAGGCGTAAAATCAAGGTGGACAAAatgtgagaaagagagagagttttCGGGTTTGgaaattctttctttgtttttcagcAGAAACCCATTCTGCGAAAACGGAATTTATGGGGGTTTCTTCTGCGATTGCTGGCGTTAAGAAGAACTAGATTTCGTAACGGAAAATCGTAAAGGAATAAACTTtttcaggggaaaaaaatacaGAGCGAAACTCAAAGACAAACAATAATGGAAAGAAAGGCCAACAACGCCGGTGCAAAAGACTTTGCACTAGGGGCAAAGCCAGGACTTTAGATGAGGGGTTGTAATGATGGACAGAGGATTTTATGTTATGATAGACAAAGCTAAGCAGGGTAGGGGTAATAtctctgaaatttttttagggttatatattaattatatttttgaaaatataaaaaataacactaaaaataaaatttttatcaaatatgaTAAATAATATTGTCACAGGTCTTATTGTTTCAACCATGAATACGATTTTTTATAACAAGGAATTCAAGAGGgtctaaattaaaattaatgtataaattagtattattaattttttgaggGGGTCAGCTCTTGACTCAATGAGGCTTCGCCTCTGCTTTGTACGGGATGGAGTCGAGAACAAACCAGATATAGGAAGTCATTGACGATTCCCTCGTATAATACATGAATAGATACAAATAATATGTGGATAagttatttttgtttaaaagaCTAAAATTCTACATCAGCCTTGATATAATCCACTCGAGTTGTTTGTAAATAAAACTCAGCTCCTCTCATATTATAGTGTTTTTAGATCTAATAACTTTTGATTGCGGCCCATAAAAACAAATACTTGCGGGTTTGTAAAGAACAAATCTATGTGATTTTGTGGCTCATAGTAGATAATATATTCAATATGTTTGTGTTTAAAatttcaacatggtatcggagcttaatCTCAATCCACTTGGAGAAGCTTCCCACATATCCACTTGTTGAATTTGACATAACATATCCCACCAATGTGGGAGAGTGTTGAGACTAAAGATCTCACATCAGTCTCGCATAAACCAAccgagtggtttataaacaaaGCAAGCTCTTCTCACATTATAAACCCGTTTTCTGAGTCTAAGAACTATTGACGACAACCCATAAAAACAAATTAGCATGATTGTATGGATTAGAGCTGACAATATTTCCAATGTATTTTACCTAAGAAtttcaacaaattttaaaaattaaatatttaatctCTAAATTGCACACCTAAACTCTACCACTACCACGGCATCATATCTTTCGTTGCATGTTAGCATGTAAAGAAAGAATCATAGAATTAGTCACAGAAAGATTTTCATTTCTAGAATGGGAAGAGCTTTGAATGGGACTGGGTCCGGTGGGGTTGCGAAGCAGTGATGGCAAGTGAACAACTATTCAATGGTTGAAAATGTCATCAATCAATCTCTCACCAtgtatttttgaaaaaacaattaCACCCTTTGACgacaaaattatttttaatggaatttccgCATTCTTccatatcaaaaataaaataaaataaatatatatatatatgtttcaaaAATCCataattaaagttaatttatttatcaATAACTTCTTTAAGAAACTTCTTTTGTAACCTACGAAGTATTAAAGATGAATTAAGACTggcattttcttccttttaaaaatataaaaagactGGAATTATAGAATATTTATTACTCATATTCTCAAACTCCATTTTCCAGCTACTTAATtgtacatcatcatcatcaatctatatatatataactgaggatccacaaggcttctccttaattcatggtgccaTGTGGAagtctttacaaaaaagcctacatagacaaaagaaaattttaaaatatattagaaaactttaagacccacaaccacacacataaatatattgcaaaactttaatacccacaatcACATTCATACattttaagacccacaaccacactcatacaattaatagtattcaaataattttaaaattatattgaattgtatgggaatttaatgtttcataggagtggtttgatgttgttttggtttctcaaaggtcatgtattgctaattatgagagtcttttgatattactcaattaatgaaattcatttgtagtatttagtttgaaaacattttgtgtgtttttggcattaattaccatcattttgtgggaatttttgtgtgtttttgatgtattttgtgtgtttttgtagtatttagttgatgtattgtgcatgtttagaatttggtcaggtttagtagtctgtttggattgcaacatacacaacatgagaggcttttctcatgctatattgttctaatgtgtaagtaaattaagtccatttggtattggaacatgtaagtggtgacaggaaagcacggtagaattcaatgagttgttgaagataGGCACAAatctataacactttgtagatactagcgacgcaaataaaaattgataaactcttagcatatttattccttatgcatcaaatttcttacaccctattagaaattttttttcttagcaaattaaaaaacaagtattgtacatattttatcttcatctcacaatcatctctattttctacaattaaagctctactgctctttatgttaacaaagtatcgaaaaacttccacacatctctattttccaatcaaaatatgtgtcgcgcgggcatgcaactagttaatATTATAATGCAAGCTTGGATACTTAATCAAACTTATATCTATTCGAGCTCCAATCTTCTCATCTCATGGCAACACCACTGCATTCAGTACGACGTTAAATATATGAAATATGAAACACTAAAATCTGTCCTTTCCAATCGACAGGGCTTCAAATCATATCACAATACCTCCAATACTTGGCTGACATGTGGAATGACCACGACCTTTGAAAAAGTCGAGCACGTTTTTTTAGTTTCAAAGGATATCGGATGAGTGGGGTATGCTTAATAAACTAcaaccccttttttttaaaagaaaaattattaatgGATGATGTACTTTtatcaaataaattaattaattaaatgtgAAAGAGATATaaaaagtttttatttttatttttatgttgaatttgttttCGTCTGATGAATTCATAAATTCAATGAATACATATTcatgatttttcaaaaataaaataaaattatagtgGTTTTGTTTCACTGCAGCAGGCGTCCGAACCCCCAAGACAGTATATCCAACACTGGAGTGAGACCTATGCCTTTGATttcataattataattttacCGTTGGTTTGTTTTTTAGTTGTAAGAATTCTCAACAGGGAAAAACAATCACAAACTCTAATATAATGTCCAATTCAGACTAATCCATTTGTAGTTATAAACAACTTGGATGAATGCAATAATAGTCTTTTCTGACTGCTCTCCCAAATGAGGCGATAGTCCTGTAATCTTCCTTGTGGAAGGGTCCCCGACCATTATCCAATCTCTCGGGCCAATTCGTGTGATTCACGCGGGGTCATAACTCTGTcttcaaattaaaattaaagagAACCTAATGTGTGTTCATTATCATTGCATCAATTACCCAACAATAAATTCCCAACTTTGTATTAAAAGTCAAATATCAAGATGTCAATGacaattttgtaaaaaaaatcaacattatttaatgaaacattaacaaatatatttgTGAGACATCAATGCATATCCAAATACATGCTAGTAGTTGGGGGAAGTATTGGACTTAAATGTCCAGAGTTTACCTGTTCCAATAATTTGTCGTCATTAAAAAAGTCCCACTAGTTGAGGATTTAAGAAGAGAAGTTTTTATCAGTATATAATATAaatgcatgtttttttttttctatatgcaAAGAAAATTCAACTTAAGCAATTTGTACATGTATTGTTCGATTTGAAACCCAAAGTCAGTACAATTTTGTCCTTGAAATGGTCATATACAGTTGAGTGTTGTTGGATTGATTTATACTTCACTTTGATTTTTCCTCTAATTTTTGATATGGAACATTTCATCTTAACACTCCCAAACACCGTTTGTTTTGTGGGTGATCTATCAATAAGTATATCTAAAAAGACTCAACAAGTGACCCAAACGAGGAAGGTAAGTGAACCCGAAATCGTAATTGAGTCATGCTCCGATCCATATAATAAAATTCAACCCAAaatcattgtatatatatattgtatgttTTGGATCTCAGAACTCACATAGTTTTGTCTTTAAAATGACCCTCTACAATTGAGAGGTGTAAGATATTGGCTTATAAAACATTTACATTTCTCTCCAACTTTCCgatatgagaaattttatccaaacattataaaaaaaatgtatatatttaaTGGTTGGGAAGCCAACACCCATCTGTTTGGTTTACTTGTTAACACTTAACATACATAactataagtttttttttttttttttcaggaaaCAAAATCCATATTTTTTGTGAGCTCCtataaaaaataatcaatttGATAGATAGTATTATATCAAACCCAATATCCAGAACTGGAATTATGCAAGGAACATTCCAAGCAAGATTCGATTATTTCAACCCAGGTGAAGTCAACACCCTTCCAAAATCTAAGCATAAAACGTGTCACGTGACGATTTGTCAATTCCCTCTATAATAAATACTAAAATCCCATAGGTTATGAGTGTCATTGTCCTTCCGCAATTAGAGGGAATATATTGCAAAGTAAGCTCTCTAGTTTCAAATCAATTAATGGAGTAAATATATAAtaacaccatacaagtttgtcatttatgttggacc
This genomic stretch from Tripterygium wilfordii isolate XIE 37 chromosome 22, ASM1340144v1, whole genome shotgun sequence harbors:
- the LOC119990762 gene encoding desmethylxanthohumol 6'-O-methyltransferase-like isoform X2, with the translated sequence MASVEGERLLEGQTRVWKLMFGFVDSLTLKCAVELRIADIINSHGGPISLSQIASGIDSPHPDLSHLVRIMRYLVRKQVFSAHQPEPHGETLYGLTDTSKWLLTDSDLSLNPMVILQNNPFQLAPWHCLGQCVREGGIAYEKAHGCEMWDFASQNPEFNRMFNDAMAYTAQIFVKALVSDYKDGFDGVETLVDVAGGIGRVLGEIVKAYPHIKGINLDLGHVIATAPEYPGITHVIGDMFKSIPKADAVLMQRIMHDWEDEECVKILKNCRKAIAQAHRTGKLIMVEIILPPNGGSSSSSSFGDVDLAYDLLMFSHMSGGKERTEAEFKKLLEGGGFPRHKIIQIPALLSVIEAYPE
- the LOC119990762 gene encoding desmethylxanthohumol 6'-O-methyltransferase-like isoform X1, with the translated sequence MASVEGERLLEGQTRVWKLMFGFVDSLTLKCAVELRIADIINSHGGPISLSQIASGIDSPHPDLSHLVRIMRYLVRKQVFSAHQPEPHGETLYGLTDTSKWLLTDSDLSLNPMVILQNNPFQLAPWHCLGQCVREGGIAYEKAHGCEMWDFASQNPEFNRMFNDAMAYTAQIFVKALVSDYKDGFDGVETLVDVAGGIGRVLGEIVKAYPHIKGINLDLGHVIATAPEYPGITHVIGDMFKSIPKADAVLMQLLQRIMHDWEDEECVKILKNCRKAIAQAHRTGKLIMVEIILPPNGGSSSSSSFGDVDLAYDLLMFSHMSGGKERTEAEFKKLLEGGGFPRHKIIQIPALLSVIEAYPE
- the LOC119992164 gene encoding uncharacterized protein LOC119992164 → MILDKGSTQSNLDCLLHCTTPVVKPQFLPKSEIRNLNHLWHPWEREATEYFTLADLWSCYDELSAYGAGVPIVLSNGKTVIQYYVPYLSAIQIYTSNPSINGSREETESGDGETRDSYSDSCSDESESDKLWLSEDGGLEQDGLCWPLNDRSSSEEGGLEQDGLGWPLNDRLGYLYFQYFERSTPYARVPLMDKVSRLAQRYPGLMSLKSVDLSPASWMAVAWYPIYHIPMGRTIKDLSTCFLTYHTLSSSFQDLDHEDDLECVNNKRKAGEGISLPPFGLATYKMQGDMWISGNCGRDQEKLMSLLSVADSWLKQLRVQHHDFNYFMGIRRG